One Campylobacter concisus DNA segment encodes these proteins:
- the trmA gene encoding tRNA (uridine(54)-C5)-methyltransferase TrmA yields the protein MDCKYLKECGSCTLFTPYSEQISFKTDLIKQNFSPFYDGKFDVFSSSPKHYRTRAEFGIWHDGSKLSYTMHASEKGKRVFIDECPKVCEQISHLMPRLLENLQNDEILRTKLFGVEFIACKSGTLVTLLYHKRLDSEFEAAMKILASKLDVMILARSRGQKLLSGELNLVDELNVDGQIYKFSLSENAFIQPNKAVNEKMIAWAKECVQGGADLLELYCGHGNFTIPLSFKFKNVLATEISKSSIANALKNCELNGAENIKFLRMDADELMSAFAGVREFNRLKEINLSDFNFSHVLVDPPRAGLSESVINFIRNFKNIIYISCNPETLKENLNELTKSHKMIKFALFDQFANTHHIECGVLLEAKDKF from the coding sequence TTGGACTGCAAATACCTAAAAGAGTGCGGATCATGCACTCTTTTTACCCCTTATAGTGAGCAAATTTCATTTAAAACTGATCTTATCAAGCAAAATTTCTCCCCATTTTATGATGGCAAATTTGATGTTTTTAGCTCAAGTCCAAAGCACTACCGCACGAGGGCTGAGTTTGGTATCTGGCACGATGGTAGCAAGCTTAGCTACACGATGCACGCAAGCGAGAAGGGCAAAAGGGTCTTTATAGATGAGTGTCCAAAGGTTTGCGAGCAAATTTCACATCTCATGCCAAGGCTACTTGAAAATTTACAAAATGATGAAATTTTACGCACAAAGCTCTTTGGAGTGGAGTTTATCGCCTGTAAAAGTGGCACTTTAGTCACGCTTCTTTATCATAAAAGGCTTGATAGTGAGTTTGAGGCAGCGATGAAAATTCTAGCTAGCAAGCTTGATGTGATGATCTTAGCTAGATCTCGCGGTCAAAAGCTGCTAAGTGGCGAGCTAAATTTAGTTGATGAGCTAAATGTCGATGGGCAAATTTATAAATTTAGCCTAAGTGAAAATGCCTTTATCCAGCCAAATAAAGCGGTAAATGAGAAGATGATAGCTTGGGCAAAAGAGTGCGTGCAAGGTGGCGCTGACCTGCTGGAGCTTTACTGCGGACATGGAAATTTTACTATCCCGCTTTCGTTTAAATTTAAAAATGTCCTTGCCACTGAAATTTCAAAAAGCTCGATCGCAAATGCCCTTAAAAACTGCGAGCTAAATGGGGCAGAAAATATCAAATTTTTGCGTATGGACGCTGATGAGCTGATGAGCGCATTTGCTGGCGTTAGGGAATTTAACAGGCTAAAAGAGATAAATTTAAGCGACTTTAACTTCTCGCACGTCCTTGTCGATCCGCCTCGCGCTGGACTTAGTGAAAGCGTCATAAATTTCATTAGAAATTTCAAAAACATCATCTACATCTCGTGCAACCCAGAGACGCTAAAAGAAAATTTAAATGAGCTTACTAAAAGCCATAAAATGATAAAATTTGCGCTCTTTGATCAGTTTGCCAACACTCATCACATCGAGTGTGGCGTGCTACTAGAGGCAAAAGATAAATTTTAA